One genomic segment of Nocardioides cavernaquae includes these proteins:
- a CDS encoding L-aspartate oxidase: MQQNEYAGLPGRLSAPAPGWTTRSDVVVIGSGIAGLTAALRIRAEAPDLHVLVVTKTVLNAGSTQWAQGGIAAALGPGDTPLEHEVDTLVAGAGACDLEAVRILVTEGPDAVRELIDLGTNFDHHDGVLSLTREGGHHRDRIAHAGGDATGAEIQRSLIAAVEQDPQIEVIQHALAVDLLLAVDGGRSQIAGVTLHVLGEGQLDGVGAVHCRAVILASGGLGQVFAQTTNPAVSTGDGMALALRAGAVLRDMEFVQFHPTVMYLGPDARGQQPLISEAVRGEGAFLVDWDGNRFMQGAHELADLAPRDVVAKAITRRMHETSKPHMWLDARHLGADFWEKRFPTILATCRSHGVDPVTALIPVSPACHYASGGVATDLFGRSNIPGLYATGEVACSGVHGANRLASNSLLEGLVFSRRIATVLPGELRDWAEPVVDQRPTGIVGEVVRRKVQKQMTKRVGVLRSAEGMSHATIKLRGLVHKKAELIGSDTWEATNLLMISSALTQAALLREETRGSHWREDFPERSDARMAGHFDTVLVGDRLLTTFTPSPATDDVVVSAGGTA, from the coding sequence ATGCAGCAGAACGAGTACGCCGGGTTGCCCGGTCGCCTGAGCGCGCCCGCCCCCGGCTGGACCACGCGCTCGGACGTGGTCGTGATCGGCTCCGGCATCGCCGGCCTGACTGCGGCCCTTCGGATCCGTGCGGAGGCCCCGGACCTGCACGTCCTCGTGGTCACCAAGACCGTCCTCAACGCGGGTTCGACCCAGTGGGCGCAGGGCGGCATCGCTGCCGCGCTCGGCCCGGGTGACACCCCGCTCGAGCACGAGGTCGACACCCTGGTCGCCGGCGCGGGCGCCTGCGACCTCGAGGCCGTCCGCATCCTCGTCACCGAGGGCCCCGACGCCGTCCGCGAGCTGATCGACCTCGGCACCAACTTCGACCACCACGACGGGGTCCTCTCCCTGACCCGCGAGGGTGGCCACCACCGCGACCGCATCGCCCACGCAGGCGGCGACGCGACCGGCGCCGAGATCCAGCGCTCGCTGATCGCCGCGGTCGAGCAGGACCCGCAGATCGAGGTGATCCAGCATGCCCTGGCTGTCGACCTGCTCCTCGCTGTGGACGGGGGCCGCTCACAGATCGCGGGTGTCACGCTCCACGTCCTCGGGGAGGGCCAGCTCGACGGCGTGGGCGCGGTGCACTGCCGCGCGGTCATCCTCGCTTCCGGCGGGCTCGGCCAGGTCTTCGCCCAGACCACCAACCCAGCCGTGTCGACCGGCGACGGCATGGCCCTGGCGCTGCGCGCCGGAGCGGTGCTGCGCGACATGGAGTTCGTGCAGTTCCACCCGACCGTGATGTACCTCGGCCCCGACGCCCGCGGCCAGCAGCCGCTCATCTCCGAGGCCGTCCGCGGTGAGGGCGCCTTCCTCGTCGACTGGGACGGCAACCGCTTCATGCAGGGCGCGCACGAGCTCGCGGACCTCGCGCCGCGCGATGTCGTTGCCAAGGCGATCACCCGGCGCATGCACGAGACCTCGAAGCCGCACATGTGGCTCGACGCCCGTCACCTCGGAGCCGACTTCTGGGAGAAGCGGTTCCCCACGATCCTCGCGACCTGCCGCAGCCACGGCGTCGACCCGGTCACCGCGCTGATCCCGGTCTCTCCGGCCTGCCACTACGCCAGCGGTGGCGTGGCGACCGACCTGTTCGGCCGCTCCAACATCCCCGGCCTGTACGCGACCGGCGAGGTCGCGTGCTCCGGCGTACACGGCGCGAACCGGCTCGCCTCCAACTCCCTGCTCGAGGGCCTCGTCTTCTCGCGCCGCATCGCGACGGTCCTGCCGGGCGAGCTGCGTGACTGGGCCGAGCCGGTCGTCGACCAGCGGCCCACGGGCATCGTCGGAGAGGTCGTCCGGCGCAAGGTCCAGAAGCAGATGACCAAGCGTGTCGGCGTCCTGCGGTCGGCGGAGGGCATGTCCCACGCGACCATCAAGCTGCGTGGGCTGGTCCACAAGAAGGCCGAGCTGATCGGATCCGACACCTGGGAGGCGACCAACCTCCTGATGATCTCGAGCGCGCTCACCCAGGCTGCGCTGCTGCGCGAGGAGACCCGCGGATCCCACTGGCGCGAGGACTTCCCGGAGCGTTCCGACGCGCGCATGGCCGGCCACTTCGACACCGTCCTGGTCGGCGACCGGCTGCTCACCACCTTCACCCCGTCCCCGGCCACCGATGACGTGGTCGTGTCCGCAGGAGGCACTGCCTGA
- a CDS encoding ATP-dependent Clp protease ATP-binding subunit, with protein sequence MFERFTDRARRVVVLAQEEARMLSHNYIGTEHILLGLIHEGEGVAAKALESLDISLEAVRAQVEEIIGQGQQAPSGHIPFTPRAKKVLELSLREALQLGHSYIGTEHILLGLIREGEGVAAQVLQKLGADLNRVRQQVIQLLSGFQGKEGGASASGAPSQSGDAPSSSLVLDQFGRNLTQAAREGKLDPIIGREVQIERVMQILSRRTKNNPVLIGEPGVGKTSIVEGLAQNIVKGNVPETLRDKHIYTLDLGALVAGSRYRGDFEERLKKVLKEIRTRGDIVLFIDEIHTLVGAGAAEGAIDAASILKPMLARGELQTIGATTLEEYRKYLEKDAALERRFQPIQVPEPSIAETIEMLKGLRDRYEAHHRVTITDEALVSAATLADRYISDRFLPDKAIDLIDEAGSRLRIRRMTAPPDLREFDDKIADVRQRKEGAIDGQDFEAAAALRDEEKQLILKKSEREKQWRAGDMDVVAEVDEELIAEVLAVATGIPIVKLSEEESTRLLKMEDELHKRVIGQEEAVKALSRAIRRTRAGLKDPKRPGGSFIFAGPSGVGKTWLSKTLAEFLFGDEDALIQLDMSEFSEKHTVSRLFGSPPGYVGYEEGGQLTEKVRRKPFSVVLFDEVEKAHPDIFNSLLQILEEGRLTDSQGRVVDFKNTVIIMTTNLGTRDISKSVNLGFNQSGDVAGSYERMKNKVSDELKQHFRPEFLNRVDEIVVFPPLTKDQIIAMVDNMIASVELRMKDRDMSLELTQAAKDLLATRGFDPVLGARPLRRTVQREIEDVLAEKMLFGEIGPGQIVLVGVEGEGPSATFTFHGQKVSTIPDVPPLETTADGSAEAAESE encoded by the coding sequence ATGTTCGAGCGGTTCACTGACCGAGCCCGACGAGTGGTGGTGCTGGCCCAGGAAGAGGCCCGCATGCTCTCGCACAACTACATCGGCACCGAGCACATCCTGCTCGGCCTGATCCACGAGGGCGAAGGCGTTGCCGCCAAGGCACTCGAGTCGCTGGACATCTCGCTGGAGGCCGTCCGCGCGCAGGTCGAGGAGATCATCGGCCAGGGCCAGCAGGCTCCGTCCGGTCACATTCCCTTCACGCCGCGTGCCAAGAAGGTGCTCGAGCTGTCCCTGCGCGAGGCGCTGCAGCTCGGTCACTCCTACATCGGCACGGAGCACATCCTGCTCGGCCTGATCCGTGAGGGTGAGGGCGTCGCTGCCCAGGTGCTGCAGAAGCTCGGCGCCGACCTCAACCGTGTGCGCCAGCAGGTCATCCAGCTGCTCTCCGGCTTCCAGGGCAAGGAGGGCGGCGCGTCCGCCAGCGGCGCCCCGAGCCAGAGCGGTGACGCCCCGTCGTCGTCCCTGGTCCTCGACCAGTTCGGCCGCAACCTGACCCAGGCTGCGCGCGAGGGCAAGCTCGACCCGATCATCGGCCGTGAGGTGCAGATCGAGCGGGTCATGCAGATCCTGTCGCGTCGCACGAAGAACAACCCGGTCCTGATCGGTGAGCCGGGCGTCGGCAAGACGTCCATCGTCGAAGGTCTGGCCCAGAACATCGTCAAGGGCAACGTCCCCGAGACGCTGCGTGACAAGCACATCTACACGCTCGACCTGGGTGCGCTCGTCGCAGGTTCGCGCTACCGCGGTGACTTCGAGGAGCGCCTGAAGAAGGTGCTCAAGGAGATCCGCACCCGCGGCGACATCGTGCTCTTCATCGACGAGATCCACACGCTGGTCGGTGCCGGTGCTGCCGAGGGCGCGATCGACGCGGCCTCCATCCTCAAGCCGATGCTGGCCCGCGGGGAGCTCCAGACCATCGGCGCGACCACTCTCGAGGAGTACCGCAAGTACCTCGAGAAGGACGCCGCGCTCGAGCGCCGCTTCCAGCCGATCCAGGTCCCCGAGCCGTCGATCGCGGAGACGATCGAGATGCTCAAGGGCCTGCGTGACCGCTACGAGGCACACCACCGCGTGACCATCACCGACGAGGCGCTGGTCTCCGCCGCCACGCTGGCCGACCGCTACATCTCCGACCGGTTCCTGCCGGACAAGGCGATCGACCTCATCGACGAGGCGGGCTCGCGCCTGCGCATCCGTCGCATGACCGCGCCGCCGGACCTGCGTGAGTTCGACGACAAGATCGCCGACGTCCGCCAGCGCAAGGAAGGCGCCATCGACGGCCAGGACTTCGAGGCGGCTGCGGCCCTCCGTGACGAGGAGAAGCAGCTCATCCTCAAGAAGTCGGAGCGCGAGAAGCAGTGGCGTGCCGGTGACATGGACGTCGTCGCGGAGGTCGACGAGGAGCTCATTGCCGAGGTCCTCGCGGTCGCCACGGGCATCCCGATCGTCAAGCTGTCCGAGGAGGAGTCGACCCGGCTGCTCAAGATGGAGGACGAGCTGCACAAGCGCGTCATCGGTCAGGAAGAGGCCGTCAAGGCTCTCTCCCGCGCCATCCGTCGTACTCGTGCCGGCCTGAAGGACCCCAAGCGTCCCGGCGGCTCGTTCATCTTCGCCGGCCCGTCCGGTGTTGGTAAGACGTGGCTGTCCAAGACGCTTGCCGAGTTCCTCTTCGGCGACGAGGACGCGCTGATCCAGCTCGACATGTCGGAGTTCTCCGAGAAGCACACCGTCTCGCGGCTCTTCGGCTCGCCTCCGGGCTACGTCGGTTACGAAGAGGGTGGTCAGCTCACCGAGAAGGTGCGCCGCAAGCCGTTCTCCGTCGTGCTCTTCGACGAGGTCGAGAAGGCACACCCGGACATCTTCAACTCGCTGCTGCAGATCCTCGAGGAAGGTCGCCTGACCGACTCGCAGGGCCGCGTCGTCGACTTCAAGAACACCGTGATCATCATGACCACGAACCTCGGCACCCGCGACATCTCCAAGAGCGTCAACCTCGGCTTCAACCAGTCGGGTGACGTCGCGGGCTCCTACGAGCGCATGAAGAACAAGGTGTCGGACGAGCTCAAGCAGCACTTCCGCCCGGAGTTCCTCAACCGCGTCGACGAGATCGTGGTCTTCCCGCCGCTGACCAAGGACCAGATCATCGCGATGGTCGACAACATGATCGCCTCGGTCGAGCTCCGCATGAAGGACCGCGACATGTCCCTCGAGCTGACCCAGGCGGCCAAGGACCTGCTCGCGACCCGCGGTTTCGACCCGGTGCTCGGTGCGCGTCCGCTGCGTCGCACGGTCCAGCGCGAGATCGAGGACGTGCTGGCCGAGAAGATGCTGTTCGGCGAGATCGGCCCCGGCCAGATCGTGCTGGTCGGCGTCGAGGGTGAGGGTCCGTCCGCGACCTTCACCTTCCACGGCCAGAAGGTCTCGACCATCCCGGACGTCCCGCCGCTGGAGACGACCGCTGACGGCAGTGCCGAGGCTGCAGAGTCCGAGTGA
- a CDS encoding histone-like nucleoid-structuring protein Lsr2, translating into MAQKVSIILVDDIDGGDADETVTFALDGTGYEIDLSAANAAKLREAIAPYVGHARKLTGRKPAAKKSSGTSTKEVREWARANGWPSLGDRGRVPADVQQAYDAAN; encoded by the coding sequence ATGGCGCAGAAGGTCAGCATCATCCTGGTCGACGACATCGACGGCGGCGACGCCGACGAGACCGTCACCTTCGCCCTCGACGGCACCGGCTACGAGATCGACCTGTCCGCGGCCAACGCCGCGAAGCTGCGCGAGGCCATCGCGCCGTACGTCGGCCACGCGCGGAAGCTGACCGGCCGCAAGCCGGCCGCCAAGAAGTCGTCGGGGACCTCCACCAAGGAGGTCCGTGAGTGGGCCCGCGCCAACGGCTGGCCCTCGCTCGGCGACCGTGGACGCGTCCCCGCCGACGTCCAGCAGGCGTACGACGCCGCCAACTGA
- a CDS encoding type III pantothenate kinase, with protein MALTSTLLAADIGNSMTDLALVVDGEVTAHWRVSTDERRTADEWAVLVRGLLRDSDDADALSGIAVCSTVPAVLHEWREMLLTHFADVKSVVVEPGIRTGVPVLMDNPREVGADRILNALAAAHRYEGPTIVVDFGTATTYDVVTAAGQYVGGAIAPGIEISLEALGRRGAQLRKVELLRPRSVIAKNTVEALQSGMLFGFAAQVEGLVARMIRELGVDPSSVNVVATGYLAPLVYDEVACFTDHRPWLTIEGLIEVYRRNS; from the coding sequence ATGGCGCTCACCTCCACCCTGCTCGCCGCGGACATCGGCAACTCGATGACCGACCTCGCGCTCGTCGTCGACGGCGAGGTGACCGCTCACTGGCGCGTTTCCACCGACGAACGCCGCACGGCGGACGAGTGGGCAGTGCTGGTGCGAGGTCTGCTTCGCGACTCCGACGATGCGGATGCGCTGAGCGGGATCGCGGTCTGTTCGACCGTCCCCGCAGTGCTGCACGAATGGCGGGAGATGCTGCTGACGCACTTCGCCGACGTGAAGAGCGTCGTGGTCGAGCCCGGCATCCGCACCGGTGTCCCGGTGCTGATGGACAACCCGCGCGAGGTGGGGGCCGACCGGATCCTCAACGCGCTGGCTGCTGCGCACCGCTACGAGGGCCCGACCATCGTCGTCGACTTCGGCACCGCCACGACCTACGACGTGGTGACCGCCGCCGGCCAGTACGTCGGGGGAGCCATTGCGCCCGGCATCGAGATCTCGCTGGAGGCACTCGGCCGCCGCGGTGCGCAGCTGCGCAAGGTGGAGCTGCTCCGCCCGCGGTCGGTGATCGCCAAGAACACCGTCGAGGCGCTCCAGTCGGGCATGCTCTTCGGCTTCGCGGCGCAGGTCGAGGGCCTGGTCGCGCGGATGATCCGCGAGCTCGGGGTCGATCCCTCGTCGGTCAACGTGGTTGCCACCGGATATCTCGCTCCGCTGGTCTACGACGAGGTCGCGTGCTTCACCGACCACCGGCCGTGGCTGACCATCGAGGGCCTGATCGAGGTCTACCGCCGCAACTCCTGA
- the nadC gene encoding carboxylating nicotinate-nucleotide diphosphorylase, which produces MPGPTTKYVEGIVALPYYDLPASLATELVDAGLHPKQVYADVVAAITEDLPGDDVTSWATIPASDTAVADFVARQDGVVCGLAIAELVFRYVLGNDVSVVRHAGDGAHVKRGDVLMTVTGGTALLLTAERTALNYACHVSGVATATAAWVSVLSGTSARVRDTRKTIPHFRSLEKYAVRCGGGVNHRRDLSDQALVKDNHVLAAGGVVPAYELIKARYPDVPVQVEVTTLEQLKELLEIGVDQILLDNMTNEQMAEAVAITDGRAKLEASGGLTLERAAEVAATGVDFIAVGALTHSAKVMDIAMDLRA; this is translated from the coding sequence ATGCCCGGCCCCACCACGAAGTACGTCGAGGGCATCGTCGCGCTGCCCTACTACGACCTCCCCGCCTCGCTCGCGACCGAGCTCGTCGACGCCGGCCTTCACCCCAAGCAGGTCTACGCCGACGTCGTCGCCGCCATCACCGAGGACCTCCCCGGTGACGACGTGACCAGCTGGGCGACCATCCCGGCCAGTGACACCGCGGTGGCGGACTTCGTCGCACGCCAGGACGGCGTGGTCTGCGGCCTCGCGATCGCGGAGCTCGTCTTCCGCTACGTCCTCGGCAACGACGTGTCCGTCGTCCGGCACGCCGGGGACGGCGCGCACGTGAAGCGCGGGGACGTCCTGATGACGGTCACCGGTGGCACCGCGCTGCTGCTGACCGCCGAGCGCACGGCGCTCAACTACGCCTGCCACGTCTCCGGTGTCGCCACCGCGACCGCGGCCTGGGTCTCCGTGCTGTCGGGGACGTCGGCGCGCGTCCGCGACACCCGCAAGACCATCCCGCACTTCCGCTCCCTCGAGAAGTACGCCGTGCGCTGCGGCGGCGGCGTCAACCACCGGCGTGACCTGTCCGACCAGGCCCTCGTCAAGGACAACCACGTGCTGGCCGCGGGCGGCGTCGTACCTGCCTATGAGCTGATCAAGGCCCGCTACCCGGACGTTCCGGTCCAGGTCGAGGTGACGACTCTCGAGCAGCTCAAGGAGCTGCTCGAGATCGGTGTCGACCAGATCCTGCTCGACAACATGACGAACGAGCAGATGGCTGAGGCGGTGGCGATCACCGATGGTCGCGCGAAGCTCGAGGCATCCGGTGGGTTGACGCTGGAGCGTGCTGCCGAGGTCGCCGCCACCGGCGTCGACTTCATCGCGGTCGGTGCGCTCACGCACTCAGCGAAGGTCATGGACATCGCGATGGACCTGCGGGCCTGA
- a CDS encoding glycosyltransferase family 2 protein: MLLKRSARPWKDADPLISVVVPMYNVAEYVADSLDSILRQPVSQFQVIVVDDASTDGSREIVERYAAEHGRIQLVCLPERSGVSTARNVAMPLCTAPYVTFVDPDDELPADAWSAMLKTLKKTGSDFVVGKAERVSTERRYVTPLMQRNHAERRLGITIEDAPLMLADVFVWNKIFTREFWERAAIHFPERTRYQDQVALTQAFLAAKKFDVITEIVYEWRFRHDLSSATQRRIEITNIRERRQTKFMTLEMVREHGSAEIMEVLLREILPIDMWEHYRAVRLGDDEYWHVLRDMQIQIWNDESVPFELTTVPVQQRLMGVLVAQDRRDDLLTLIDYLDALPGGLQFEEVDGERQAVLPFRDDARIPRAAYVVG; the protein is encoded by the coding sequence ATGCTGCTGAAACGCTCTGCGCGGCCGTGGAAGGACGCCGATCCGCTGATCAGCGTCGTCGTGCCGATGTACAACGTCGCGGAGTACGTCGCGGACAGCCTCGACAGCATCCTGCGCCAGCCGGTCAGCCAGTTCCAGGTCATCGTCGTCGACGACGCCTCGACGGACGGCTCCCGCGAGATCGTCGAGCGGTACGCCGCGGAGCACGGCCGCATCCAGCTGGTCTGCCTGCCCGAGCGCAGTGGCGTCAGCACCGCCCGCAACGTGGCGATGCCGCTCTGCACCGCGCCGTACGTCACGTTCGTCGACCCCGACGACGAGCTGCCGGCCGACGCCTGGTCGGCGATGCTGAAGACGTTGAAGAAGACCGGCTCCGACTTCGTGGTCGGCAAGGCCGAGCGGGTCAGCACCGAACGCCGCTACGTCACTCCGCTGATGCAGCGCAACCACGCCGAGCGGCGGCTCGGGATCACGATCGAGGACGCGCCGCTGATGCTGGCCGACGTCTTCGTGTGGAACAAGATCTTCACGCGCGAGTTCTGGGAGCGCGCGGCCATCCACTTCCCGGAGCGCACCCGCTACCAGGACCAGGTGGCCCTCACGCAGGCTTTCCTCGCGGCGAAGAAGTTCGACGTGATCACCGAAATCGTCTACGAGTGGCGCTTCCGTCACGACCTGAGCTCGGCGACGCAGCGACGCATCGAGATCACCAACATCCGCGAGCGGCGCCAGACCAAGTTCATGACGCTGGAGATGGTGCGAGAGCACGGCTCCGCCGAGATCATGGAGGTGCTGCTCCGCGAGATCCTCCCGATCGACATGTGGGAGCACTACCGCGCGGTGCGCCTCGGTGATGACGAGTACTGGCACGTCCTGCGCGACATGCAGATCCAGATCTGGAACGACGAGTCCGTGCCGTTCGAGCTGACCACCGTGCCCGTGCAGCAGCGGTTGATGGGCGTCCTCGTGGCACAGGACCGGCGCGACGACCTGCTCACGCTGATCGACTACCTCGACGCGCTCCCGGGTGGGCTGCAGTTCGAGGAGGTCGACGGCGAGCGTCAGGCCGTGCTGCCGTTCCGCGACGACGCGCGCATCCCGCGGGCGGCGTACGTCGTCGGCTGA
- the panD gene encoding aspartate 1-decarboxylase, which produces MFRTMMKSKIHRATVTQADLHYVGSVTVDEDLLDAADLLAGELVHIVDVTNGARIETYTIAGERGSGVLGINGAAARLVHPGDVVILIGYGVMATEEAKEFKPSVVFVDADNKIMATGFDPAEAIEGSGLVRGDITAGR; this is translated from the coding sequence ATGTTCCGCACGATGATGAAGAGCAAGATCCACCGGGCCACCGTGACCCAGGCGGACCTGCACTACGTCGGTTCGGTGACCGTCGACGAGGACCTCCTCGACGCGGCCGACCTGCTCGCTGGCGAGCTGGTCCACATCGTCGACGTCACGAACGGAGCGCGGATCGAGACCTACACGATCGCGGGCGAGCGTGGCTCGGGTGTCCTCGGCATCAACGGTGCTGCGGCCCGCCTGGTGCACCCCGGCGACGTCGTCATCCTGATCGGCTACGGCGTGATGGCGACGGAGGAGGCCAAGGAGTTCAAGCCCAGCGTGGTCTTCGTCGACGCCGACAACAAGATCATGGCGACGGGCTTCGACCCGGCCGAGGCGATCGAGGGCTCCGGACTCGTCCGGGGCGACATCACCGCCGGACGCTAG
- a CDS encoding A/G-specific adenine glycosylase, whose product MSELWAPVLDWYDEHRRDLPWRGDHVSAWSVMVSEFMLQQTPVVRVLPVHEAWLERWPTPGALADDAAGEAVRAWGRLGYPRRALRLHAAATVIRDEHGGQVPSTYAELLALPGVGDYTAAAIATFAFGRRQVVLDTNVRRVLGRTLSGVEFPAPSVNRAERDLAASVLPPDEETAAAWSIATMELGALVCTASEPSCGRCPVVDLCAWQGAGRPAYEGPARKVQTYAGTDRQCRGRLLAVVRDAEGAVARHRLDVVWAIEDQRERALASLLADGLLTEPEPGFYALP is encoded by the coding sequence ATGAGTGAGCTGTGGGCACCGGTCCTCGACTGGTACGACGAACATCGCCGCGATCTCCCGTGGCGGGGGGACCACGTCAGCGCGTGGTCGGTCATGGTGTCCGAGTTCATGCTGCAGCAGACCCCGGTCGTGCGCGTCCTGCCCGTCCACGAGGCATGGCTCGAGCGCTGGCCAACGCCTGGTGCCCTCGCCGACGACGCGGCGGGGGAGGCCGTTCGCGCGTGGGGACGCCTGGGCTACCCGCGCCGCGCGCTCCGACTGCATGCTGCAGCCACCGTGATCCGGGACGAGCACGGCGGCCAGGTCCCCTCGACGTACGCCGAGTTGCTGGCGCTGCCGGGTGTCGGCGACTACACCGCAGCCGCGATCGCCACCTTCGCGTTCGGCCGGCGACAGGTCGTCCTCGACACCAACGTCCGGCGGGTGCTGGGCCGCACGCTCTCCGGGGTCGAGTTCCCGGCGCCATCGGTCAACCGGGCGGAGCGCGACCTTGCCGCCTCCGTCCTCCCGCCCGACGAGGAGACCGCGGCAGCCTGGTCGATCGCAACGATGGAGCTCGGAGCGCTCGTGTGCACCGCTTCCGAGCCCTCCTGCGGCCGCTGCCCCGTCGTCGATCTGTGCGCGTGGCAGGGCGCGGGCCGGCCGGCGTACGAGGGGCCGGCACGCAAGGTGCAGACCTATGCCGGCACCGACCGCCAGTGCCGCGGGCGCCTACTGGCCGTCGTACGCGACGCAGAAGGTGCCGTGGCCCGGCACCGCCTCGACGTCGTCTGGGCCATCGAGGACCAGCGCGAGCGTGCCCTCGCATCACTGCTCGCCGACGGACTGCTCACCGAGCCGGAGCCGGGCTTCTACGCCCTCCCCTGA
- the disA gene encoding DNA integrity scanning diadenylate cyclase DisA, whose protein sequence is MAAIERSDEVLRLRATLASIAPGTPLRDALERILRGRTGALIVIGYDRTVESISTGGFQLDVPFTATGLRELAKMDGAIIIDAELTRIHRAAVHLMPDHTIPSDETGTRHRTADRVARQTGFPVISVSQSMQIIAAYVGETRHVLEDSGRILTRANQALATLERYKMRLDEVSSTLSALEIEDLVTVRDVAVVAQRLEMVTRIAREIEDYVLELGTDGRLLTLQLEELITGVDMERELVIRDYLPGGRKAKSPEELLLRLEHLDATDLVDPASVARALGLGTSEHLDGAVTPRGFRLLAKVPRLPAAVVERLIEHFGTLQKLLAASIDDLQAVEGVGELRARSVREGLSRLAESSILERYV, encoded by the coding sequence GTGGCCGCCATCGAGCGCTCCGACGAGGTGCTGCGCCTCCGCGCCACACTCGCCTCCATCGCCCCCGGCACGCCCTTGCGCGACGCCCTCGAGCGCATCCTCCGCGGCCGCACGGGTGCCCTGATCGTCATCGGCTACGACCGCACCGTCGAGTCGATCTCCACCGGCGGATTCCAGCTCGACGTGCCCTTCACGGCCACCGGCCTGCGCGAGCTGGCGAAGATGGACGGCGCGATCATCATCGACGCCGAGCTGACCCGCATCCACCGTGCCGCGGTCCACCTCATGCCCGACCACACCATCCCCTCGGACGAGACCGGCACCCGCCACCGCACGGCGGACCGTGTTGCCCGGCAGACCGGTTTCCCGGTGATCTCGGTGTCCCAGTCGATGCAGATCATCGCGGCGTACGTCGGCGAGACCAGGCACGTCCTCGAGGACTCCGGCCGCATCCTGACCCGCGCCAACCAGGCCCTGGCCACGCTCGAGCGATACAAGATGCGCCTCGACGAAGTCTCGTCGACCCTGTCAGCGCTGGAGATCGAGGACCTGGTCACCGTCCGCGACGTCGCGGTCGTCGCCCAGCGCCTCGAGATGGTCACGCGGATCGCGCGCGAGATCGAGGACTACGTGCTCGAGCTCGGCACCGACGGCCGCCTGCTGACCCTGCAGCTCGAGGAGCTGATCACCGGCGTCGACATGGAGCGCGAGCTGGTCATCCGCGACTACCTCCCGGGCGGCCGCAAGGCCAAGAGCCCCGAGGAGCTGCTGCTCCGACTCGAGCACCTCGACGCCACCGACCTGGTCGACCCCGCCTCCGTGGCGCGCGCGCTCGGCCTCGGCACGAGCGAGCACCTCGACGGAGCGGTCACCCCGCGCGGCTTCCGCCTGCTGGCCAAGGTCCCGCGTCTTCCCGCTGCCGTGGTCGAGCGGCTCATCGAGCACTTCGGCACGCTGCAGAAGCTCCTCGCGGCCAGCATCGATGACTTGCAGGCCGTCGAGGGCGTTGGCGAGCTGCGCGCACGCAGCGTCCGCGAGGGGCTCTCCCGGCTGGCCGAGTCCAGCATCCTCGAGCGCTACGTCTGA